The sequence below is a genomic window from Setaria italica strain Yugu1 chromosome IV, Setaria_italica_v2.0, whole genome shotgun sequence.
gctaaagtttagttcgtgtcaaatgaaatattcggaggctaactaattacacagatggaggctaaacgacgagacgaatctattaagcctaattaatctatcatcagcaaatggttacggtagcatattgtcaaatcatgcactaattaggcttaattaggcttaataaattcgtctcgctgtttagcctccatctgtgcaatggattttgtaaatagtctatatttaatacttctaatgaGTATCTAagcatttgatgtgacatggaccAAACACCCGGAGGGAGAGACGCAGCCGATCGTTGCTTGCTTTCGAAACTGGAAAGATGCAGGTTGGTCCCATTTACAGCACTGCTTGTCTCGACGGATTCAGTGGCAGCGAAACCCAAATCAATTCGACGTTGGAAACAGCATGTAGCTCACGGTGGTGTCCTAGTCGGTTGGCAATGCATACTACATTCTGAAGAACCGTTCCAAGCCTGAAGCCTGAAACAGACAAGTCAAACGGCCTAGCTGAATGCAAGCTGAACCCTGCAGCTGCAGGACTCTCTGCCTGCACCTGCATCTCAACGGCACGTTTCGTCCACGCTGCAGCAATGGCACGCGACAGTTGGTCAGGTAGTTAGTTGCTGGTCGGTTGCTTCCACCAAAATACAGTACAGGAGTAGCTGATGCTACCTGAATGATCCAGCTCTGTTTCAGTTTGGTTGGTATTGGGCATGGAGGCTGGAGCTGgttttgactcttcaagaacGGGGGTCCTGCCTCCTGCGCTGCGCACTGGCAGGTGGAGAGACCGATGGCCGCGTCGCACGCGACGGCTCTCGTCGCCCTCCTTCCCCCCTGCctgctcgcgctcctcctcctccgcttcgccaccgtGCTGGACCCggaccccgacgccgccgtgcccCGCGTCAAGGCGGCCGCGCCACTCCCACTCCGCTTCCGCCATGACGGCGCCTTCAAGATCCTCCAGGTGAGTCGCTCGCTCGCTCTGCTCTGCTCAGgccctcctctccgctccccgtCTCGTCGGTTGCTGATCGATCTCGCTCgctggctgctgctgatgctgatgctAGGTGGCGGACATGCACTTCGGGAACGGCGCCGCCACGCGCTGCCGGGACGTGTcgccggacggcggcggcgcgcgctgcTCCGACCTCAACACCACGTGGTTCCTGCGCAGGGTCATCGAGGCGGAGAGGCCCGACCTCATCGCCTTCACCGGTGCGGCTCccctctcttctcctcctcctccttagaGCTACCTGCCGCTGGTGCGTGGCTTTGCTCCAACCTTGGCTGAGCTAGCCTCGCCGTGCTCAGCTCACCTCGCCAGGCTGCACAGTAGGATTGCCAATTCTGGGTGGGTAAACTCGATTTGGGCAGCGCTGGCCGTCGCCGGGCTCGATTGTGCTTGGAGGAGCTCGATTTGGTGGTTGTCGAGCTCATCTGTGCACAGGAGGGGAACTCGATTTGGTTGTCCTCGAGCTTTGCCAGCAGGATCTGTTCCGCTCCCGCCCAAGCTAATGCAGGCATGGCCATATATATTAGTAGCAGACTAGCAGTATACAGCAATACGCTCCAAAATGTAGCTCGGTGGCATTTGTTCGTCTGGTTTTGGAATAGTCGTCCCTAGGTGCATTCAGTATGACGGCTGGAGGTTTTAGTTATGCAGTGCAAGTTGtttgttgcatacttgcatgtAAAGATGTAACTCTCAATACAATCTCTTGCAATTTATTGGTTTTCTGTGTGATGCAATGGAGATTTATTTAGAAATCAATGTGGGGTCATGCTTAAGGGTTTTCAAAACCAAAATTTTTTGCTGTGCTCGGGAATTTTACACCAAAATCACAGCCCATAAACTATTGATTTACATACTGAGAAAATTGTCGGTATAGCTCTATCAACCAAGCATGACTACTATCTTGGGTCGCTCCCTGCAAACTCTGGCAACATCTTATTCTGGCAAAGAAGTTCACGACTTACCTCTTTGAGTTCCTACACTAGTATTtgctttccatcttcttcctttatGAGCAAAAGGGAGCCACTCTAGTTTACACCTAACTCTTCCATTGTTTCAATTTGGAACAGGGGACAACATATTTGGGGGCAGTGCAACTGATGCAGCAGAGTCACTACTCAGAGCAATCAGCCCTGCTATTGAATACAAGGTACCATGGGCTGCCATTTTAGGCAATCATGACCAAGAGTCAACAATGACCCGAGAGGAGTTGATGATGTTCATGTCTCTGATGGATTACTCAGTATCTCAAGTAAACCCCCCAGGCTTTTTGGTACATGGGTTTGGCAATTATCATATCGGCATCCATGGGCCATTTGGATCTGAGTTGGTCAACACTAGCCTGCTTAACCTTTATTTCCTGGATAGTGGGGATCGTGAAGTGGTCAATGGAGTTAAAACATATGGATGGATCAAAGAATCTCAACTTGTCTGGCTTCGTGCTACTTCACTGGAGCTTCAGGTACTTCTGATTATGATTGATAACCAAATCACAAGCATTGAGGTTTCACTGTTGTGTTGAGCACATTTAGTGTATCTGATTCTCTCTTCTCCTACTAGCAGAATGCATGCTAGCCACTAGTATTTAGAGATCATTGACTTATTTGTTTATTGGCATTATCTTGAAATAACCAACACTGCATTTCAGAATGGTTGCTTCTAAGTAGTAACttatatttttacatttatTTGACAGAAAACTGTACTTGCCCCTGCATTAGCGTTCTTCCACATCCCAATTCCAGAGGTCCGAGGGCTGTGGTATTCAGGCTTCAAGGGTCAGTATCAGGAGGGAGTGGCTTGCTCATCTGTAAATTCCGGCGTCCTTAACACCCTTGTCTCGATGGGAGATGTAAAAGCCGTCTTGCTTGGTCATGACCATCTTAATGATTTTTGTGGTAACCTCGATGGGATATGGTTCTGTTATGGCGGTGGCTTTGGTTATCATGCCTATGGAAGACCCCATTGGCCAAGGAGAGCTCGGGTAATTTACAGTGAACTCAAGAAAGGACAGAGATCGTGGATGGAAGTTGAGTCGATCCAGACTTGGAAGTTGCTAGATGATGAAAAGCTTTCCAAAATTGATGAGCAGGTTCTATGGAGACGCAGTACAGATGATTCTGACCACAAAATTTTGTCAAGACCAGGAGCATAAGATTCAAATTCTGTATGCATCTTCTGTATTTATATGCTACGCTGTACAATATTTGTAACCAAGTACAGTACTCCACTTTTGTAGATTAGTTGATTGATTCTTGGAAATCCAGTCTGCCATGGACCAAGTTAGTTTTCACATTCAGTGTCAACACTGATATGCTAATACCCTGATTCAggttgttgaaattgaaacTGTTTTTGACTTTATTGTGAAGCTTGCAATTTTTTGCTCTTGTTCTAGCaataatttatattatgttCTTCTTTATTTGCAAGCAGTTCAGCCTTCTTTCTAATATCTCTTGCCGAACAGAGAATTTTGAAGTGTGGTTTTGCTTTGTTGTGTTTAACTAGTTAGTTAACAAGAACAGCAGCACATGGATTAGGACCGTCTGATAGTCTAAGGGCCTGGTTGAGTTCGACAGAGCTTTGGGATCAAGAATTTTTGGAGCCGGTTATTCCTAACTTCAGAATTCATGGATATATTTGGGTGAACCATGTCTTTGTTTTAGAATAAAAATATGTACTCAAGCAACAtctatcttagattgcaagctCCTAAATTTGCCGTGTACCTAGGAGCTGGAGTCATGCCAACAGTGCCTGAACACAGATTTGCTTGGGAATTTGTATCCTCTCCGATCCCTTTCATGATCTATAAGTGGAACTTCGATTAGCAATTTTTAAAGTattatttaaaattaaaataaataaaaggtaTGATGAAATTATCTTCATTGTAAATAACACTATTAATCATGGAAGAGTCCTCACATTTCCATCTATCTATTCACTCCGTAGAAAACTTGACTTGTAGTAATTTCATCATTCTCAAGATTCGCCAAACCCATTTCCTATATACGTTTATATGTGTGCGTGAGCATCTGCATCGacgtttttttaaaaaaattatgtccCGTTGATTtatctattttatttatttattaatgaTCAAAGTCGAGCAATTTGATTAATGGGAACTATAAAATGACTTATATTATTTTTGGTGCAGTGAGTAGGAAAATTGGTGCCTATATTTACACGTTGGAGACATGGTACTTATCTAAATAAAAACATTTTATCATGACCTAATCTACTGattaaaaagttttttttttatctcaagGAAAAAGTCATTTAGGAACACACGTACAGCTAAAACCGTGGATCGGACGGCCGCGATCCGCCCACAAAACCCAGAGCGCacggcctccctcctccctaCGTCGTCTCCCTCTCGAGTCCATTTCCACCCTCCAAACCAAAACCAGATCGAAATCCTAGGGGCTAGGGTTACCCTCCACCCCCCATCCCCATCGTCCGTTcggatccgatccgatcccccgccgcccaagccttcgcCGCCCATCCATGTCCCACCACGACGGCAGCAAGCCCTACCAGCCCCGCCGGGGGCCCGAGCGGCACCCGCAGCCGGCGGACGAggtcgccgcgccgcctcccgccgccgtggccccgACGGTGGACCACCTCGCCGCTGTGgccgccgaggcggaggcgctgAACCGCTACaccgaggagcagcagcagcagcagatgctGCAGGGGCACGAGCAGGCgggagaggacgaggaggaagaggacggcgaggaagaagagatggaggaggacgaggacgagcaggAGGGGGggcaggacggcggcgtcggcgctgaGCACGTCCCCATGGACGCGgatgctgccgcggcggcggccgcggcggctgccgccggcgcgcAGATGGACCCGCATGGGTCGATGGTGCCTGGGGCCGTGCCGCCCATGGCGAACAACCAGCTCACCCTCTCGTTTCAGGGCGAGGTCTACGTGTTTGATTCCGTCTCACCTGATAAGGTCCTTCTCCTCTCCCAATGTCTATAGACGTGAACTTGCCTTCTCTGCCTGTAGGCAACGGAATTCGCTAGACTGATTAGAGTTTTGATTTCGTCTGCAGGTCCAAGCCGTTCTCTTACTGCTTGGTGGAAGGGAGCTGAACCACCCAGGGCTGGGCGCAGGGTCATCCTCTGGAGCGTACAATAAGGTTAGGACTTAGGACAAGTGATGGCGAGAGTAATGTAATGCTTGTGAATCATGTTTGGAAGACCATTCTGGAATGGATGATTCACATGAGTGTATTTGCTTCGCTTCAGAGGTTGAATTTTCCTCATCGGGTAGCATCACTGATGAGGTTTAGGGAGAAGCGGAAGGAGCGGAACTTTGATAAGAAGATCCGGTACAGTGTCCGGAAGGAAGTTGCTCTTAGGTAGGTGCTAGCTTTTTTGAATTTTGGCTGGGTACTCCATTTGTAATATCTGAAGTTCCATTAAGTTTGTTTTGTTGGAACTCACTAAACTTCATCGTATGTGGTCTGAAACAAAGGATTTGTCCTTTAGTAAGATGTCATATTTGCTTTGAAACTTATTACATTTCTTGTGCACATATGTTCTGAGGTAAGTAGTTGTTCAGGGGAAGATATGCATATCCTAACTCCCAAGTCATTTTCCAAGTTATTCTGATTAAATAGACCGATTGTTCATTGACCCTATTTTTGATGtgttcattctttttttagtaGTGTCTATTAGTTGGTAGGGATTAGGGGCACATTGAATTATGAATAATGTAGTTTACTAACGGTGGACACTTTATACATGGAATTTGGAAGTCAACATAAACATATGATACTAAATCAGCCAATGTGGACTCTATTTACTATCTCTTTCACCCCTGTTATCATATATGTTGTACAAAAAATCGCGTAATGCCACTAAGTGGTGTGTTAAATAGTTTTGGGTTTTCGGTTACTTTATTTGTCTATCCTGTTTCAAAGGTTGTGGATTGCTGCTGTGGCATTTCTTGATCCAGATAAGATTACGATGTTATGTTGGATGTTTCAATGGGAGCTGTGTACTCCTCTTCATAGAAGGAGGTTATGCATAAACACTCTTGAGATTTATATTGGTTGCTTGTATTTGTAGGATGCAACGCAACCGAGGTCAGTTTACATCTTCAAAACCAAAGCCTGATGAAATAGCAGCATCAGAAATGGTGACTGCAGATGGCTCCCCAAATTGGGGGTCAGTGGAAGGCCGACCTCCATCTGCTGCCGAGTAAGTTACAAAGTGTTTCCAGTTTGCTCTTGGTTACATGTGTTTGACATATTCAGAAATATTTTGAGATGAATAAAATATGCTCGGTGCATATTTTCTTGGCCTTTAGAGTGATAGATACCATTGCTGTAAGGCTATTTATTTCATTGTAGATGGCATGAATTTTGGACCCTTGTTTGTTCTCTGCAACTATTACCAGAAATAAGCAGTAATCTGAGATTTAATATCGAAAATCCATAAACCATACTGTGGTTGCTGTTCAGATTGCTGGTTGACAGCATATCATGGTACTACCTCAATACTTCTGTGCTAGCTGCCACACCTGGGATGTTCATCTGTTACCCACATGATCTGCCCACCATCGTATCAACTGAATATAGTTGTGTTGGTAGATGTTGAAAGCTTTTTTATTCCCCTTCCTGACTATTCATGTGCATGGTTTAGATTCTCCTGCTGGTTGGTTCTGGTGGTTTGATAGGCCTGTACTGCACATAACGAGGAGTTTaaggtcttcctcctcctgatACAAGCATGAATTGGTTACTTAAATTTAGGCTGGTGTACAACAGTACTAGGAAGTTTGGTATGGAAGACATTTGTTTGTACTTAACATAAGCGTATTTGTTCAATTTTTTTGTGGATATTATGTTTTAATATGGCATGAGATTGAAGTTATCTTTTAAATACCTCATTTCTGAATTGTTGTGATGACTGTCTTCTGTTATTCTTTCAGATGCCATCACTGTGGTACTAGTGCTACAGCTACACCTATGATGCGTCGTGGACCTGATGGACCAAGAACATTATGCAATGCTTGTGGCCTCATGTGGGCAAATAAGGTAGTTGTGAACGCTTAGTAGTACAATTGAGATTCCTGATTTCAGTGAGCATTGAAACTACAAATCTGTTTGTTTTTAGATTAGACTATGCAATGAACCACGATCCAGGCTATTATTCTGCTTTTAATATCCTGCCTCGACATTCTTGGGACTAAAATGCTCCTGCTGTTATTGTAAACTGCATAATGAACCCAGCATATGTTGTTACAATTGCCTTAATATTAAAAacctttttttcttaaaaaaatcttGCTGGGTCCTTAGCCTCAATAGGCGTAGTTTACCATCACGATGCTACACTTAGTTGTTATATGGCCCTGTACTTGGTAAAGCACACATCTGTCTCTGTTTATTTGTGTGCCACTGTAGTCTGTACCCAAACACTCTTCCGGCGGCGTTGAACGGTTTTGTGTCTGCTTTATGCTGCAGTAATAAATCACATATATTTTCTATTTGCTATagaatttgtttcttttctgtttACTCTTGGGATTGCATTAGCATCTTTGTCTCTGACTTCATCAATTTCTGAAATGAGAAATTTATCTATGTTTTGTTCTGTGTAGTTTCTTCATGTTAATTAAGATGGTATTATGTAAACACAATTAAATCTATTGATGATCCATTCACATCTTTATAGGGTCTGCTGAGGGACTTGTCAAAATCTCCTGTGCCTCTTCAAGCTGTGCAATCAGCTCCTGTTCTAGATGGTGgtgtaagtttttcttttccctgcaCATGTTTTCAACCTAAAATTGGTGGAGAGTTTGTTTGGTTGAAACATATCCTATAAGCTGGAAGTGAAAATTGGCTCAGATAGTTGGTTCCTTATGTTATTATATCTAACAAAGCAATGCACCCTGCACGATCTGTCCTAGGGATGGTACCCAATACTAACAAAAAGCTAAAATTTTAGCCAAATTATGCCAATCCAGCTTAGACCTTTTTAATGTCGCCAAGTACATGATAACAAGCTACTAGAAAACTCAGTGGTAGGTGCGTGCCTTTGCCATCTATGTTTTTCTCCCAAAGAGACTTTAAATCAAAGCATTATATTTATTAATCTTCACCCATATAGAGGTATTGAGACATTGTCTTTACATTACTGCTGGTTAATTGTTAAAGTGGCAGCATTCTTCATAGTGTTTTAAGGACAGTATGTAATGGACTATCTTATCATGCTCTTCCAAAGTCTCTTTCACAGCTtccataacttttttttttccttctggttTGCCTCATTTATTTTGGTAAACTGTATGTCATCATGTTCTGAATCTGAAAACTTAAATTGCCCTTAACTCTTCTCCAGCAGAATGGAAGTGTCATAGCAGCACCTGGCAGCGAGCTAGAGAATCCTGCAGCAGCCATGGCCAATGGCCACGAGTCATGAGGGGAGTAGTGCTGTAGTGGTGTTCAGTTCAGCGATGGGTTAAAGCAACGAGGATCATCCTGGAGCAATCTCTGCAGTAGGCGGTCAACTGTTGTACTATAACTTGAGTGGGAACCTGCTTAGATATGGAATACTTTTTATCTTGCGTTGTGTAGGTTTTAAGAGCTGCGACAATGTTTTATCTCGTGGAATCATGTTTGCAGCCGTTGTTGCTATAGcaaatttgttttttcttatCTTGAGGCGCGACTGTTGAGAACTGATGAAGTAAATTGCTTCAGTGTGAGCACTTGCGTGCTTGTAGATCTCAAAGC
It includes:
- the LOC101765678 gene encoding probable inactive purple acid phosphatase 28, whose amino-acid sequence is MAASHATALVALLPPCLLALLLLRFATVLDPDPDAAVPRVKAAAPLPLRFRHDGAFKILQVADMHFGNGAATRCRDVSPDGGGARCSDLNTTWFLRRVIEAERPDLIAFTGDNIFGGSATDAAESLLRAISPAIEYKVPWAAILGNHDQESTMTREELMMFMSLMDYSVSQVNPPGFLVHGFGNYHIGIHGPFGSELVNTSLLNLYFLDSGDREVVNGVKTYGWIKESQLVWLRATSLELQKTVLAPALAFFHIPIPEVRGLWYSGFKGQYQEGVACSSVNSGVLNTLVSMGDVKAVLLGHDHLNDFCGNLDGIWFCYGGGFGYHAYGRPHWPRRARVIYSELKKGQRSWMEVESIQTWKLLDDEKLSKIDEQVLWRRSTDDSDHKILSRPGA
- the LOC101766092 gene encoding GATA transcription factor 20 isoform X2, with the protein product MSHHDGSKPYQPRRGPERHPQPADEVAAPPPAAVAPTVDHLAAVAAEAEALNRYTEEQQQQQMLQGHEQAGEDEEEEDGEEEEMEEDEDEQEGGQDGGVGAEHVPMDADAAAAAAAAAAAGAQMDPHGSMVPGAVPPMANNQLTLSFQGEVYVFDSVSPDKVQAVLLLLGGRELNHPGLGAGSSSGAYNKRLNFPHRVASLMRFREKRKERNFDKKIRYSVRKEVALRMQRNRGQFTSSKPKPDEIAASEMVTADGSPNWGSVEGRPPSAAECHHCGTSATATPMMRRGPDGPRTLCNACGLMWANKGLLRDLSKSPVPLQAVQSAPVLDGGNGSVIAAPGSELENPAAAMANGHES
- the LOC101766092 gene encoding GATA transcription factor 20 isoform X1, producing MSHHDGSKPYQPRRGPERHPQPADEVAAPPPAAVAPTVDHLAAVAAEAEALNRYTEEQQQQQMLQGHEQAGEDEEEEDGEEEEMEEDEDEQEGGQDGGVGAEHVPMDADAAAAAAAAAAAGAQMDPHGSMVPGAVPPMANNQLTLSFQGEVYVFDSVSPDKVQAVLLLLGGRELNHPGLGAGSSSGAYNKRLNFPHRVASLMRFREKRKERNFDKKIRYSVRKEVALRMQRNRGQFTSSKPKPDEIAASEMVTADGSPNWGSVEGRPPSAAECHHCGTSATATPMMRRGPDGPRTLCNACGLMWANKGLLRDLSKSPVPLQAVQSAPVLDGGQNGSVIAAPGSELENPAAAMANGHES